A genomic region of Pseudomonas frederiksbergensis contains the following coding sequences:
- a CDS encoding LLM class flavin-dependent oxidoreductase, which translates to MSDPKPLLFALYEQASVGCGGAPSLWTHPADERLAINSLGYWSNLARIADQANLDMLFFGDVLGFYDVFGGNADAAMKWAVEAPANDPLMIIPALAAVTDNLAFGVTVTTSYEHPFTHARRFSTLDHLTNGRVGWNIVTSYLSSAARNFGLEQMIKHDDRYERAEEFLDVVYKLWEGSWANDAVVADKARQLYARGDRVRPINHAGEHYRVAGPHLTSPSPQRTPLLIQAGWSGRGREFAAKHAELIFIAKSNPLEIRQGLEDIWTKAQARGRQREDVKSLTVLRIVTAKTEIEAQRKYDVLQSNYHLQAQLVSYAGDTGIDISRYADSDALSTHTEGLTSYVMHPDGSGKPLTAGDVKQRFAKVTRGSDLILVGTPQQVADRIEEHARISGTSGYMINPLISPGTLEDFVELIIPELQKRGLYRTEPQSGTFRSRLREDGSSHLPDSAYGASFRFGNNL; encoded by the coding sequence ATGTCCGATCCAAAACCTCTGTTGTTTGCACTCTACGAACAAGCCAGTGTGGGCTGCGGCGGTGCGCCGAGCCTCTGGACGCACCCGGCTGACGAGCGTCTGGCAATCAACTCCCTGGGCTACTGGTCGAACCTGGCGCGCATTGCTGACCAGGCTAACCTCGACATGCTGTTCTTCGGCGACGTGCTGGGTTTCTATGACGTCTTTGGCGGCAATGCCGATGCCGCGATGAAATGGGCCGTGGAAGCTCCAGCCAACGATCCGCTGATGATCATTCCCGCCCTGGCCGCGGTAACGGACAACCTCGCGTTCGGCGTCACGGTCACCACCAGCTATGAACACCCCTTCACCCATGCCCGGCGTTTCAGCACCCTGGATCACCTGACCAATGGCCGGGTGGGCTGGAACATCGTGACCTCTTATCTGTCCAGCGCCGCGCGTAATTTTGGCCTTGAACAGATGATCAAACACGATGACCGCTATGAACGCGCCGAAGAGTTTCTCGATGTGGTGTACAAACTCTGGGAAGGCAGTTGGGCCAACGACGCCGTGGTCGCTGACAAGGCTCGTCAATTGTATGCCCGAGGTGATCGGGTACGGCCGATCAATCACGCTGGCGAGCACTATCGGGTGGCTGGACCGCACCTGACCTCACCGTCGCCGCAGCGCACACCGCTGCTGATCCAGGCCGGCTGGTCGGGTCGAGGTCGCGAGTTCGCCGCGAAGCACGCCGAGCTGATTTTCATCGCCAAATCCAACCCTCTGGAAATCCGCCAGGGCCTGGAGGACATCTGGACCAAGGCCCAGGCACGAGGCCGCCAGCGTGAGGATGTGAAGTCCCTGACCGTGCTGCGGATTGTCACTGCCAAAACCGAGATTGAAGCTCAGCGCAAATATGACGTGTTGCAAAGCAACTACCATCTTCAGGCGCAACTGGTCAGTTATGCGGGCGACACCGGTATCGACATCAGCCGCTACGCCGACAGCGATGCACTGTCGACCCATACCGAAGGGCTGACGTCTTATGTCATGCACCCCGATGGCAGTGGCAAACCGTTGACCGCCGGGGATGTGAAGCAACGTTTTGCCAAGGTCACCCGCGGCAGCGACCTGATCCTGGTGGGCACCCCGCAACAGGTAGCCGACCGTATCGAAGAGCACGCGCGTATTTCCGGCACCAGCGGTTACATGATCAATCCATTGATCAGTCCCGGCACACTTGAAGATTTCGTGGAGTTGATCATTCCCGAATTACAGAAGCGCGGCCTCTACAGAACCGAACCGCAAAGTGGAACCTTCAGATCCAGACTAAGGGAAGATGGCAGCAGTCATTTACCCGATTCGGCTTACGGAGCCTCATTCCGTTTCGGCAACAACCTATAG
- a CDS encoding sulfite exporter TauE/SafE family protein, whose translation MPRHGSQISLISVKQGAEMASTLQFIMSGLVVGFFVGLTGVGGGSLRAPLRVLLFGYAPGGAVGTDLFFASGTKVAGTLVHRQHYSVNWKVVKLLVLESFPTSALPPLYCWITHSKESEYSRIMVLPWIATCARLIPACHKSAV comes from the coding sequence ATGCCAAGGCACGGAAGCCAAATTTCTTTGATTAGTGTTAAACAAGGAGCGGAAATGGCATCCACCCTCCAATTCATCATGTCGGGTTTAGTGGTCGGCTTTTTCGTTGGTTTAACGGGGGTCGGTGGTGGTTCATTGAGGGCGCCGTTACGGGTTCTTCTTTTCGGATACGCGCCGGGAGGCGCAGTCGGGACAGATCTATTTTTTGCATCGGGTACAAAGGTGGCTGGCACGCTCGTCCATCGACAACATTATTCAGTGAATTGGAAGGTGGTTAAACTGCTGGTATTGGAGAGCTTTCCGACTTCTGCGCTGCCCCCTCTTTATTGCTGGATAACACACTCAAAGGAGAGTGAGTATAGCAGGATCATGGTCCTGCCATGGATCGCTACTTGCGCCCGACTCATTCCCGCTTGCCACAAGAGTGCTGTTTAA
- the pgsA gene encoding CDP-diacylglycerol--glycerol-3-phosphate 3-phosphatidyltransferase, which translates to MNIPNLITVLRVLLIPIFILLFYLPYQWSYLASASVFAFAAATDWLDGYLARRLEQSTPFGAFLDPVADKLMVAVALVLLVQEHGNVWLTLPAAVIIGREIVVSALREWMAELGARAHVAVSNLGKWKTAAQMLALVILLANPSDFSFWVLVGYTLLMVSAGLTLWSMVQYLCAAWPHLKTDVEKK; encoded by the coding sequence ATGAATATCCCTAATCTGATCACCGTTCTACGCGTTCTGCTTATCCCGATCTTCATTTTGCTGTTTTACCTGCCGTACCAATGGAGCTACCTGGCGTCCGCCTCGGTCTTCGCATTCGCTGCGGCGACGGACTGGCTGGATGGCTATTTGGCCCGTCGCCTGGAACAAAGCACACCGTTCGGGGCGTTTCTCGATCCGGTAGCCGACAAACTGATGGTCGCGGTGGCGCTGGTGCTGCTGGTGCAAGAGCACGGTAACGTGTGGCTGACATTACCGGCAGCGGTCATCATCGGTCGTGAAATCGTCGTTTCTGCTCTCAGGGAGTGGATGGCCGAACTGGGCGCGCGTGCGCATGTTGCCGTCTCAAACCTGGGCAAATGGAAAACCGCTGCGCAGATGCTGGCGCTGGTGATCCTGCTGGCCAATCCGTCGGACTTCAGCTTTTGGGTCCTGGTGGGTTACACCTTGCTGATGGTCTCCGCAGGCCTGACGTTGTGGTCCATGGTGCAGTATCTGTGTGCTGCCTGGCCGCATCTGAAAACCGATGTAGAAAAAAAATAA
- a CDS encoding DeoR/GlpR family DNA-binding transcription regulator: MWQEERYQRIRALLSTLQRVTTDRIVTELNVSRETVRRDLVALEDLGELKRIHGGAIRVEDEAPIAERAHSNVKFKRDLARAAVGLLSHGQTVFIDAGTTTVILAEELAKLGGLTVITNSFNVALHLRNPAAPGGQHNEVIVLGGSLDDRAPATVGGITVAEIGRYRADLALLSPVGIDAQRGASNYDHREAEVARAMAEHAERVVILADYSKIGVESRVAFCPPERIDVLITNHKANTEAAFAALNAKLKHIVLA; encoded by the coding sequence ATGTGGCAAGAAGAGCGTTACCAGCGAATTCGCGCACTGCTATCGACCTTGCAGCGCGTCACCACCGACCGCATCGTCACGGAGCTGAATGTTTCACGCGAGACCGTGCGGCGTGATCTGGTCGCTCTGGAAGACCTCGGGGAGTTGAAGCGGATACACGGCGGTGCCATTCGCGTCGAAGACGAAGCCCCCATCGCCGAGCGGGCGCACAGCAACGTCAAATTCAAGCGTGACCTCGCGCGTGCAGCGGTGGGCCTGCTGTCGCACGGACAGACCGTGTTTATCGACGCGGGCACCACCACCGTCATCCTCGCCGAAGAGCTGGCCAAGCTGGGCGGGCTGACCGTGATCACCAACTCGTTCAACGTGGCGCTGCATTTGCGTAATCCCGCCGCGCCGGGCGGCCAGCACAACGAGGTGATTGTACTGGGTGGTTCGCTCGACGACCGTGCTCCCGCTACGGTCGGCGGCATCACAGTGGCGGAAATTGGCCGCTATCGGGCCGACCTCGCGCTGTTGTCGCCCGTCGGCATCGACGCCCAGCGCGGTGCCAGCAACTACGACCACCGTGAAGCCGAAGTGGCCCGCGCCATGGCCGAGCATGCCGAGCGCGTGGTTATCCTCGCCGACTACAGCAAGATCGGCGTGGAGAGCCGTGTAGCCTTCTGCCCGCCAGAACGCATCGACGTGCTCATCACCAACCACAAGGCCAACACCGAAGCGGCGTTTGCTGCACTGAACGCCAAGCTGAAACACATTGTCCTGGCGTAG
- the uvrC gene encoding excinuclease ABC subunit UvrC translates to MTDPFDPSAFLSTCSGRPGVYRMFDSDARLLYVGKAKNLKKRLASYFRKTGLAPKTAALVGRIAQIETTITANETEALLLEQTLIKEWRPPYNILLRDDKSYPYVFLSEGDFPRLSIHRGAKKLKGKYFGPYPSAGAIRESLSLLQKTFFVRQCEDSYYKNRTRPCLQYQIKRCKAPCVGLVEPQVYAEDVRHSVMFLEGRSNALTDELSAGMEQAASTLDFERAAELRDQISLLRRVQDQQSMEGGTGDVDVIAAFINPGGACVHLISVRGGRVLGSKNFFPQVGIEEDVAEVMAAFLGQYFISSPERDLPSELIVNVVHEDFPTLIAAIEELRGRELTISHRVRGTRARWQQLAVTNAEQALGARLANRQHVAARFEALAQVLDLDEPPQRLECYDISHSSGEATVASCVVFGPEGPLKSDYRRYNIEGVTPGDDYAAMHQALTRRFSKLKDGEGKLPDILLVDGGKGQLSMARDVLNELAVPDLILLGVAKGATRKAGFETLYLNDAAHEFTLRGDSPALHLIQQIRDEAHRFAITGHRARRGKTRRTSTLEGVAGVGPTRRRDLLKHFGGLQELSRASIEEIAKAPGISKKLAELIYANLHSE, encoded by the coding sequence ATGACCGACCCGTTTGATCCCAGCGCCTTTCTGTCGACCTGTAGTGGGCGCCCCGGTGTGTATCGCATGTTCGACAGCGATGCGCGCCTGCTGTACGTGGGCAAAGCCAAGAACCTGAAGAAACGTCTGGCGAGTTATTTCCGCAAGACCGGCCTGGCCCCCAAAACGGCTGCATTGGTTGGCCGAATCGCCCAAATTGAAACCACCATCACCGCCAACGAAACCGAAGCGCTGCTGCTTGAGCAGACGCTGATCAAGGAATGGCGGCCGCCTTACAACATCCTCCTGCGAGACGATAAGTCCTATCCGTACGTGTTTCTTTCGGAGGGTGATTTTCCACGCCTGAGCATCCATCGCGGTGCGAAAAAGCTGAAGGGCAAGTACTTTGGTCCTTACCCGAGTGCCGGTGCGATTCGCGAAAGCCTGAGCCTGCTGCAAAAGACCTTTTTTGTTCGTCAGTGCGAAGACAGCTACTACAAGAACCGCACGCGGCCCTGCTTGCAGTACCAGATCAAGCGTTGCAAGGCACCCTGCGTCGGCCTGGTCGAGCCGCAGGTGTACGCCGAGGATGTGCGTCACTCGGTGATGTTCCTCGAAGGTCGTAGCAATGCGCTGACAGACGAGCTGTCTGCAGGTATGGAGCAGGCGGCGAGCACCCTCGATTTTGAGCGGGCGGCCGAGCTGCGGGATCAGATTTCCCTGCTGCGCCGGGTGCAGGATCAACAGAGCATGGAAGGCGGGACGGGGGATGTCGATGTCATTGCGGCATTTATCAATCCGGGCGGCGCCTGCGTTCATCTGATCAGCGTGCGCGGCGGACGGGTGCTGGGCAGCAAGAACTTTTTCCCGCAGGTGGGTATTGAAGAGGATGTTGCAGAGGTTATGGCGGCGTTTCTTGGCCAGTACTTCATCAGCAGTCCTGAGCGCGACTTGCCGAGCGAATTGATCGTCAATGTGGTCCACGAAGACTTTCCGACCCTGATCGCGGCCATTGAAGAGCTGCGTGGTCGTGAGTTGACCATCAGCCATCGGGTTCGCGGCACGCGAGCACGTTGGCAGCAACTGGCCGTGACCAATGCCGAGCAGGCGCTTGGGGCGCGTCTTGCCAATCGTCAGCACGTTGCCGCACGGTTTGAAGCCTTGGCCCAAGTGCTTGACCTGGACGAGCCGCCACAACGGTTGGAATGCTATGACATCAGTCACTCGAGCGGCGAAGCGACAGTGGCGTCTTGCGTGGTGTTTGGCCCGGAAGGGCCGCTGAAGTCCGACTACCGCCGCTACAACATCGAAGGCGTCACGCCAGGCGATGACTACGCAGCGATGCATCAGGCGCTGACTCGACGCTTCAGCAAGCTGAAGGACGGCGAGGGCAAGTTGCCGGACATCTTGCTGGTGGACGGTGGCAAGGGGCAGTTGTCCATGGCGCGTGATGTGCTCAACGAGTTGGCCGTGCCTGACCTGATTCTTCTGGGCGTGGCCAAAGGTGCGACGCGCAAGGCCGGGTTTGAAACGCTTTATCTCAATGACGCCGCCCATGAGTTCACCTTGCGCGGGGATTCTCCGGCGCTGCACTTGATCCAGCAGATCCGCGATGAAGCCCACCGTTTTGCAATTACCGGTCACCGCGCGCGACGTGGCAAAACTCGCCGCACTTCAACGCTTGAAGGCGTTGCCGGGGTAGGGCCGACACGGCGGCGTGATCTGTTGAAACATTTTGGTGGATTGCAGGAGCTGTCTCGTGCAAGCATCGAAGAGATCGCCAAAGCACCGGGGATCAGTAAAAAGCTCGCTGAGTTGATTTATGCAAACCTGCACAGCGAGTAG
- a CDS encoding sulfotransferase family protein, with protein sequence MKIVNKHVSDGNARPRPILMIPLRRCGSHALRLRLNLNPQFHSPYPVHIADFMPVVPLYGDLADDNAYFRMVVDVVGLQAASIVKWPGASFDPIDIFERVRYEEPRSVHRIVWELLLRSAEQHQAHVVMDKSLDNVHYAHELMQMLPHMLLLNVVRDPRAQVASMNRAIIHDFDTLINTQTWVAAHHAAQSLIERYPERVLTIRYEDFLLDQETTLKRICNFFGIQFLDNMLEISESQEARQLSQISALWSSNCFPPIAANIDKFKVQLNIHEIEIIETLAKEFMLRYGYELMTNANFAFDTHTLVTATERSNDAKGLAWRELEQRNFQDYILRQYRADYLASVRGRLERRIIASAPSLQ encoded by the coding sequence ATGAAGATCGTTAATAAACATGTGTCCGACGGCAACGCACGTCCAAGGCCCATATTGATGATTCCATTGCGTCGGTGCGGTAGTCACGCGTTGCGGCTACGCCTCAATCTTAATCCACAGTTCCATTCACCTTATCCAGTGCACATCGCTGATTTCATGCCGGTTGTTCCCCTGTACGGTGATCTCGCAGATGACAATGCTTACTTTCGCATGGTGGTCGATGTAGTCGGTCTGCAGGCAGCAAGTATCGTCAAATGGCCAGGCGCTTCCTTCGACCCGATCGATATCTTCGAGAGGGTCCGCTACGAGGAGCCACGAAGTGTGCATCGAATTGTTTGGGAGCTGCTGCTACGTTCTGCTGAACAGCATCAAGCGCACGTGGTAATGGACAAGTCTCTCGACAATGTGCACTACGCTCATGAACTGATGCAGATGCTTCCACACATGCTACTTCTGAATGTCGTGCGAGATCCACGCGCTCAAGTTGCATCGATGAACCGCGCAATCATTCATGACTTCGACACGTTGATTAACACGCAGACATGGGTTGCTGCGCATCATGCAGCCCAGTCCTTAATCGAGCGATACCCGGAGCGCGTGCTGACAATACGTTATGAGGACTTTCTGCTTGATCAAGAGACTACGCTTAAACGGATATGCAATTTCTTCGGCATTCAATTTTTGGACAACATGCTGGAAATTTCCGAATCGCAGGAGGCAAGACAGCTCTCACAGATATCAGCGCTTTGGTCATCAAACTGCTTTCCACCTATTGCTGCGAACATCGACAAATTTAAAGTGCAACTGAACATTCATGAAATCGAAATTATCGAGACCTTGGCAAAGGAGTTCATGTTGCGATATGGATATGAGCTGATGACGAATGCTAATTTCGCATTTGATACTCACACGCTGGTGACCGCCACTGAACGCTCAAATGATGCCAAGGGACTTGCGTGGCGAGAGTTAGAGCAGAGGAATTTCCAAGACTACATTTTGCGCCAGTACCGTGCAGACTACCTGGCGTCCGTGCGCGGCCGGCTCGAACGAAGGATAATCGCATCCGCTCCATCCCTGCAGTAG
- a CDS encoding alpha/beta fold hydrolase — translation MMPKTAIVEICKKYKVYTEHYLNAAADKTIILVNGSLATTASFAQTVRYLQPRFNVVLYDQPYAGRSRLHNLHGRPIRKEDEAQILLELIEHFSVHHVLSFSWGGAATLLALAQRPRRIEKAVINSFAARINTPMRDYLESGLNFLQACDRLNVGRLINSTIGKHLPSLFKRFNHRHVSSLAEHEYRQMHFHVNEVLTQDIHCYAACADAIEVPLLFVNGEWDEYTSVEDARLFAAHARQSRFHTIKNAGHFLDMEHPAAWHDTQQALLGFLQPACGTPGQVRNLSFSRESAPI, via the coding sequence ATGATGCCGAAAACTGCCATCGTCGAGATTTGCAAGAAGTACAAGGTTTATACCGAGCACTATCTCAACGCCGCCGCTGACAAGACGATCATTCTGGTCAACGGCTCGCTGGCAACTACCGCATCCTTTGCCCAAACGGTGCGTTACCTGCAGCCGCGATTCAATGTGGTGCTGTACGACCAGCCTTACGCCGGTCGATCGAGACTACACAACCTCCATGGCCGACCGATTCGAAAGGAAGACGAGGCGCAGATACTGCTGGAATTGATCGAACACTTTTCCGTGCACCATGTGCTGTCCTTTTCCTGGGGCGGTGCGGCTACCTTGCTGGCGCTGGCCCAGCGGCCGCGACGAATCGAGAAGGCGGTGATCAACTCATTTGCAGCGCGGATCAATACCCCGATGCGCGATTACCTGGAGAGCGGCCTGAACTTTCTCCAGGCCTGTGATCGGCTCAATGTCGGGCGCTTGATCAACAGCACCATCGGCAAACACCTGCCATCGTTGTTCAAGCGTTTTAATCACCGCCATGTCAGCAGCCTGGCCGAACACGAATACAGGCAGATGCATTTCCACGTCAATGAGGTCCTGACCCAGGACATCCACTGCTACGCTGCCTGTGCCGATGCGATCGAAGTCCCGTTGTTGTTTGTCAACGGCGAATGGGATGAGTACACCTCGGTGGAAGACGCCCGGCTTTTTGCAGCTCATGCCCGTCAGTCCCGGTTCCATACGATCAAGAACGCCGGGCATTTCCTCGATATGGAACACCCGGCGGCCTGGCATGACACACAGCAGGCCTTACTCGGCTTTCTGCAGCCGGCTTGCGGGACACCGGGCCAAGTCCGTAATCTCTCTTTCAGTAGAGAATCAGCACCGATTTGA
- a CDS encoding ABC transporter substrate-binding protein, translated as MKTTALLPLGLALLATCSVALAGSTLDRVTKKGELTGVLMENYPPFSFLNEQNQLDGFDVDVAKAVAQRLGVKLHLETPSWDVIAAGRWSGRYDICVCSMTPSKARAEVFDFPVEYYQSPAVIVVNAEDNDIVSGKDLSGKKVGVISASTYEAYLNKDLVIEGAEDKPLNYPFDQVQVAPYDNETVAFQDLALGTGVRLDAMVTNLITARERIVQDPRFKIAGDTLYAEPNVVAIEKGDAEWNAKVTQVVTQLKADGTLSKISQKWIGADISQ; from the coding sequence TTGAAAACAACTGCCCTTCTTCCGCTTGGTCTCGCTCTGCTTGCTACCTGCTCCGTAGCACTCGCCGGTTCCACTCTTGATCGAGTGACAAAAAAAGGTGAGTTGACCGGCGTCTTGATGGAAAACTATCCGCCGTTCTCCTTCCTTAACGAGCAAAACCAACTGGACGGTTTTGACGTCGATGTTGCCAAAGCCGTGGCACAGCGCCTTGGGGTCAAGCTGCATCTGGAAACACCGTCGTGGGATGTCATCGCTGCAGGCCGTTGGAGCGGACGTTATGACATCTGTGTCTGCTCGATGACCCCAAGCAAAGCGCGCGCCGAAGTGTTTGACTTCCCGGTGGAGTATTACCAGTCGCCGGCAGTCATCGTGGTGAACGCCGAGGATAATGACATCGTCTCGGGCAAGGATCTGTCGGGCAAGAAAGTCGGCGTGATCAGCGCCTCCACCTACGAAGCTTATTTGAACAAGGATCTGGTGATCGAGGGGGCCGAGGACAAGCCTTTGAACTACCCGTTCGATCAGGTTCAGGTGGCGCCCTACGACAATGAAACCGTGGCCTTCCAGGACCTCGCCCTGGGTACTGGCGTGCGCCTTGATGCCATGGTCACCAACCTCATCACCGCCCGCGAACGTATTGTCCAGGACCCTCGTTTCAAAATCGCCGGCGACACTCTTTATGCGGAACCCAACGTAGTGGCCATCGAAAAAGGCGATGCCGAATGGAATGCCAAAGTCACTCAGGTTGTTACCCAGCTTAAGGCCGACGGTACGCTCAGCAAGATTTCGCAGAAGTGGATCGGTGCCGATATCAGCCAATGA
- a CDS encoding amino acid ABC transporter permease: protein MTAFEPNPIRATSAPDIKPRRWRHLFSFRTRLYLTWAIMLGLCMMFFMSFDLKFSIILDKWPNLVGLHLGPNGFLQGAALTLFLCFCSIWLSLLLGFVTALARLSSSAVAFGVASFYASFFRGTPLLIQILLIYLGLPQLGVVPGAISAGIIALSLNYGAYLSEIFRAGIMAVAPGQREAAAALGLRPTATFLYVVLPQAMRTIIPPTTSQFISMLKDSSLISVMGVWEVMFLAQSYGRSSYRYIEMLTTAAVIYWLLSIGLELIQVRLERHFGKGFKNQR, encoded by the coding sequence ATGACCGCCTTTGAGCCAAACCCGATACGCGCGACGTCAGCACCCGACATCAAGCCACGTCGCTGGCGCCATCTATTCAGCTTTCGGACCCGACTTTATCTGACCTGGGCGATCATGCTTGGACTGTGCATGATGTTTTTCATGAGCTTCGATCTGAAGTTCTCGATCATTCTGGACAAGTGGCCGAACCTTGTCGGCCTGCATCTGGGACCGAACGGCTTTCTGCAGGGCGCCGCACTCACGCTGTTTTTGTGCTTTTGTTCGATCTGGCTATCGCTGCTTCTTGGCTTCGTGACGGCGCTGGCGCGCCTGTCATCCAGCGCAGTGGCTTTCGGCGTTGCCAGTTTCTACGCCTCGTTTTTTCGCGGTACACCGCTGCTGATCCAGATACTGCTGATCTATCTGGGGCTGCCGCAACTGGGTGTGGTCCCCGGAGCGATCAGCGCAGGCATCATTGCGCTCTCGCTGAACTATGGGGCCTACCTCAGCGAGATCTTTCGCGCGGGCATCATGGCCGTAGCACCCGGCCAGCGCGAAGCGGCGGCGGCCCTGGGCCTCAGACCCACAGCGACGTTTCTCTACGTCGTCCTACCGCAAGCCATGCGCACGATCATTCCACCGACAACCAGTCAGTTCATTTCAATGCTCAAGGACTCGTCACTGATTTCGGTCATGGGCGTCTGGGAGGTGATGTTCCTGGCGCAGTCGTATGGCCGGTCTTCTTATCGCTATATCGAAATGCTCACCACCGCGGCCGTCATCTATTGGCTGCTCTCCATCGGCCTGGAGTTGATACAGGTGCGCCTTGAGCGACATTTCGGCAAAGGGTTCAAGAACCAGCGGTGA
- a CDS encoding bifunctional sulfate adenylyltransferase/adenylylsulfate kinase codes for MINHKEKLRVSSLPFWVLSARQLCDLELILNGAFSPLAGFLGEDDYVCVVRHMRLTSGALWPIPITLDIPQALAHELTLGGELALRDPEGVTLAVLTVDSIYQPDHDIEALEVLGTLDRDHPGVAALYRQHRFNVGGPLKKVEPITHYDFTDLRLSPIQVRDEIARRGWGAVVAFQTRNPMHRAHVELTQRAMKQANAALLLQPVVGLTKPGDIDYYTRVRCYKHALKSYAPDVVLLSLLPLAMRMGGPREAIWHALIRKNFGATHFIVGRDHAGPGNDKHGKAFYAPYAAQEMALEYAQEIGLHILAFEEMLYLAQEQRYVPASQVPPGADVLSLSGTAFREKLASGAEIPNWFSAPDIVAELRQSYRPKQQQGFVLFFTGLSGAGKSTVANGVAVRLREGGGRVVSLLDGDVLRQKLSKGLGFSKADRETNVERIGFVAVEIARAGGVALCACISPYASTRQACRELAIDHKTAFFEIYLATDLEVCEQRDRKGLYAKARAGELKGMTGIDAPYEPPLCPDLQIDTACLSVSQAVELIFSTLIKLGYLPPPLMNPEEKVDFQ; via the coding sequence GTGATAAACCATAAAGAGAAATTACGGGTGTCGTCCCTTCCTTTCTGGGTACTCTCTGCAAGGCAGCTCTGCGATCTGGAGTTGATCCTTAACGGTGCCTTCTCCCCGTTGGCAGGCTTTTTGGGCGAAGACGACTATGTCTGCGTTGTTCGCCATATGAGATTAACTTCTGGCGCCCTTTGGCCAATTCCCATCACATTGGATATTCCGCAAGCACTGGCCCACGAGCTGACGCTGGGCGGGGAGCTGGCTCTGCGTGACCCGGAAGGGGTTACGCTTGCCGTACTGACCGTTGATTCAATCTACCAACCAGACCATGACATCGAAGCGCTAGAGGTACTGGGCACCCTCGACAGAGACCACCCGGGCGTAGCGGCGTTGTATCGCCAGCATCGTTTCAATGTCGGCGGCCCCCTTAAAAAAGTTGAACCCATTACACACTATGATTTTACTGACTTGCGTTTGTCGCCCATTCAAGTCAGGGACGAAATAGCACGTCGCGGCTGGGGGGCAGTCGTCGCCTTTCAGACACGTAATCCAATGCACCGTGCCCATGTGGAGTTAACGCAGCGAGCCATGAAACAGGCCAATGCTGCCTTGTTGCTACAGCCAGTAGTGGGACTGACCAAGCCTGGCGACATTGATTATTACACCCGTGTCAGGTGTTACAAGCATGCACTCAAGTCTTACGCCCCTGACGTTGTTTTGCTGTCATTGCTGCCGCTGGCCATGCGCATGGGCGGCCCCCGCGAAGCCATTTGGCATGCCCTGATTCGCAAGAATTTTGGGGCGACGCACTTTATCGTGGGCCGTGATCACGCCGGACCTGGCAATGATAAGCACGGCAAGGCGTTTTACGCCCCCTATGCCGCCCAAGAGATGGCACTGGAGTATGCGCAAGAAATCGGCCTGCATATTCTTGCCTTCGAGGAAATGTTGTATCTCGCACAAGAGCAGCGTTATGTCCCTGCCTCGCAGGTGCCGCCTGGCGCAGACGTGCTGAGCTTGTCGGGAACTGCCTTCAGGGAAAAACTGGCCAGCGGCGCCGAGATTCCAAATTGGTTCAGTGCACCCGATATCGTGGCGGAATTACGTCAGTCTTATCGTCCGAAACAACAGCAAGGATTTGTCCTCTTCTTTACAGGGCTGTCTGGCGCTGGCAAATCGACGGTCGCCAATGGCGTTGCCGTGCGACTGCGGGAGGGAGGAGGACGGGTCGTCAGCTTGCTGGATGGCGATGTTCTCAGACAAAAACTCTCCAAGGGCCTGGGCTTTTCAAAAGCAGACCGTGAGACCAATGTCGAACGTATTGGCTTCGTGGCGGTAGAGATCGCTCGGGCCGGTGGTGTCGCGCTGTGTGCGTGCATTTCACCCTATGCAAGCACACGCCAGGCATGCCGAGAGTTGGCCATAGATCATAAGACGGCCTTTTTTGAGATCTACCTGGCTACGGATTTGGAGGTCTGCGAGCAGCGTGACCGCAAGGGTTTGTATGCCAAAGCGCGGGCCGGGGAATTAAAGGGAATGACCGGTATTGATGCTCCCTATGAACCGCCTCTTTGCCCCGACTTGCAGATTGATACCGCATGTTTAAGTGTGAGCCAGGCGGTGGAGTTGATTTTTTCCACCCTGATCAAGCTGGGGTATCTCCCCCCACCACTCATGAACCCTGAGGAGAAAGTCGACTTCCAATGA